In a genomic window of Musa acuminata AAA Group cultivar baxijiao unplaced genomic scaffold, Cavendish_Baxijiao_AAA HiC_scaffold_1104, whole genome shotgun sequence:
- the LOC135585857 gene encoding dynein 11 kDa light chain, flagellar outer arm-like codes for MKEVKQPRRQQTAAMEDASAELERRSQYLTSLIQRARVRAEDDVEEKSGRLEAERQQGVDKKGTGDRGSREGAEETQDVRVRAADMPVALQERAFQCAREVLDSMPKLDNKRLALTLKKEFDSLYGPAWHCIVGRSFGSYVTHTLGGFLYFSIDKVYILLFRTAVKTLGH; via the exons ATGAAGGAAGTGAAGCAGCCGCGGCGGCAGCAGACGGCGGCCATGGAAGATGCGTCGGCGGAGCTCGAGCGGCGGAGCCAGTACCTCACCTCCCTCATCCAACGTGCCAGGGTCAGGGCTGAGGACGACGTGGAGGAGAAATCTGGGCGACTTGAAGCAGAGCGGCAGCAAGGGGTGGATAAGAAGGGAACCGGCGATCGGGGGAGCAGGGAGGGCGCTGAGGAGACGCAGGACGTGCGGGTCAGGGCCGCCGACATGCCCGTTGCGCTGCAGGAGCGGGCGTTCCAGTGCGCCCGCGAGGTGCTCGACTCGATGCCCAAGCTCGATAACAAGCGCCTCGCCCTCACCCTCAAGAAG GAATTCGACTCATTGTATGGTCCAGCTTGGCACTGTATTGTGGGGAGAAGCTTTGGTTCATATGTCACACATACTTTGGGAGGTTTCTTGTACTTCTCCATCGATAAGGTCTACATACTTCTCTTTAGGACAGCTGTTAAGACATTGGGCCATTAA
- the LOC135666507 gene encoding signal recognition particle 9 kDa protein-like isoform X3: MKYRHCDGKLVLKVTDNRECLKFRTDQAQNARKMEKLNNIFFTLMLTYQKHQARNRLSNQHPRKEGEGGSKTLVTNFYLSFHAMAV, encoded by the exons ATGAAGTACAGGCATTGCGACGGGAAGCTGGTCCTCAAGGTCACCGACAATCGCGAG TGCCTGAAATTTAGAACAGACCAGGCCCAGAATGCCAGAAAAATGGAGAAGCTCAATAATATATTCTTCACTCTGATG CTGACATATCAGAAGCATCAGGCAAGGAACAGGCTGAGCAACCAGCATCCAAGAAAGGAAGGGGAAGGAGGCAGTAAAACTTTGGTTACCAATTTTTATCTTAGTTTTCATGCCATGGCTGTGTAG
- the LOC135666507 gene encoding signal recognition particle 9 kDa protein-like isoform X1: protein MVYIASWDEFVERSVQLFRADPHSSRYAMKYRHCDGKLVLKVTDNRECLKFRTDQAQNARKMEKLNNIFFTLMLTYQKHQARNRLSNQHPRKEGEGGSKTLVTNFYLSFHAMAV, encoded by the exons ATGGTTTACATCGCGTCCTGGGACGAGTTCGTGGAGAGATCGGTGCAACTTTTCCGCGCGGATCCCCACTCG TCGCGGTACGCCATGAAGTACAGGCATTGCGACGGGAAGCTGGTCCTCAAGGTCACCGACAATCGCGAG TGCCTGAAATTTAGAACAGACCAGGCCCAGAATGCCAGAAAAATGGAGAAGCTCAATAATATATTCTTCACTCTGATG CTGACATATCAGAAGCATCAGGCAAGGAACAGGCTGAGCAACCAGCATCCAAGAAAGGAAGGGGAAGGAGGCAGTAAAACTTTGGTTACCAATTTTTATCTTAGTTTTCATGCCATGGCTGTGTAG
- the LOC135666507 gene encoding signal recognition particle 9 kDa protein-like isoform X2 produces the protein MVYIASWDEFVERSVQLFRADPHSSRYAMKYRHCDGKLVLKVTDNRECLKFRTDQAQNARKMEKLNNIFFTLMVSGPDADISEASGKEQAEQPASKKGRGRRQ, from the exons ATGGTTTACATCGCGTCCTGGGACGAGTTCGTGGAGAGATCGGTGCAACTTTTCCGCGCGGATCCCCACTCG TCGCGGTACGCCATGAAGTACAGGCATTGCGACGGGAAGCTGGTCCTCAAGGTCACCGACAATCGCGAG TGCCTGAAATTTAGAACAGACCAGGCCCAGAATGCCAGAAAAATGGAGAAGCTCAATAATATATTCTTCACTCTGATGGTTAGTGGTCCTGATG CTGACATATCAGAAGCATCAGGCAAGGAACAGGCTGAGCAACCAGCATCCAAGAAAGGAAGGGGAAGGAGGCAGTAA